The Zhongshania aliphaticivorans genome window below encodes:
- a CDS encoding HDOD domain-containing protein, producing the protein MPSAGIPTTTPKAQLLKRVTDSLRAGTLELPSLPDIAIDIRIAITKTDLEIDTLVKLIQQDPGLSAYLLKISHSVHYSRGNPVRDLAAAIRRLGLNAARDLTASYALKTLFLIHDPTIKQYLREIWRRSVHTAALAHVMARHCSFDPDRALLAGLLQDIGALPLLANIKSFPQIKDDPTAVPELIKHYTGKVSGLILHTWHFDEELILVGLNRENWMRDTHAKPDLADLILVARYHTFLAERRHGKLPRLTQLPAFNKLGLKELGPEQGLAFLAEAKQEINELQNSLL; encoded by the coding sequence ATGCCTTCTGCCGGTATTCCCACCACAACGCCCAAAGCCCAGCTCTTAAAGCGGGTGACGGATTCGTTGCGGGCCGGAACCTTAGAGCTACCGAGCCTACCGGACATAGCGATTGATATTCGCATTGCTATTACTAAAACCGACTTAGAAATTGACACTCTCGTCAAACTCATCCAACAAGACCCCGGACTGAGCGCTTACTTATTAAAAATAAGCCATAGCGTGCACTATAGTCGCGGCAACCCCGTACGCGACCTAGCTGCGGCAATACGTCGACTCGGTCTTAATGCCGCTCGCGATCTTACCGCTAGCTATGCACTTAAGACGCTATTTCTTATCCATGACCCCACCATTAAGCAGTATCTTCGAGAAATTTGGCGACGCAGTGTTCATACCGCCGCCCTTGCCCACGTAATGGCAAGGCACTGCAGCTTTGATCCTGACAGAGCCTTACTTGCGGGCTTACTCCAAGATATTGGCGCGCTACCCTTACTCGCCAATATAAAATCGTTTCCGCAAATCAAAGATGACCCCACAGCAGTACCCGAACTGATCAAACACTACACAGGCAAGGTCAGCGGATTAATATTGCACACATGGCACTTTGATGAAGAGCTTATTCTGGTCGGTTTAAACCGAGAAAACTGGATGCGGGACACCCACGCTAAACCCGACTTGGCTGACTTGATTTTAGTTGCTAGATACCACACCTTCTTGGCAGAACGTCGTCACGGTAAATTACCTCGGCTCACCCAATTACCCGCATTTAATAAATTGGGGCTAAAAGAGTTGGGGCCAGAACAAGGCTTGGCTTTTTTAGCAGAAGCAAAACAAGAAATTAATGAATTACAAAACTCGCTGTTATAA
- a CDS encoding methyltransferase family protein, with protein sequence MTTVTRESVPFWARFFLKFADVTIFNAPGRPFMKVAWAVDLHKIFTLFIIYGMMSYYSNFSVGAWVFLGLHGIYGYCWLIKDFGFRDHQLENKLSFLGFINLYVLLVAWYWLMPWLFISRAIEPSGLIVFIAIAIHTLGVVTMVAGDGQRHWILKYRTKPGLITEGMYRYTRNPNYLGELMLYAAYALLANHWIAWVIYGYMAVYFLARMKGKDNAISRHPGWKEYKAQSGMLIPWALLNGRAVFDRMSKNDKKIAEYQHEK encoded by the coding sequence ATGACGACTGTAACGCGAGAGTCGGTGCCATTCTGGGCACGATTTTTTTTAAAATTTGCGGATGTAACTATTTTTAATGCCCCTGGCCGGCCATTTATGAAAGTGGCTTGGGCGGTAGATCTACATAAAATATTTACGCTATTTATCATCTACGGAATGATGAGTTACTACAGTAATTTCAGTGTAGGTGCGTGGGTGTTTTTAGGTTTACATGGGATTTATGGCTACTGTTGGTTGATTAAAGACTTTGGCTTTAGAGATCATCAATTAGAAAATAAGCTTAGCTTTTTAGGGTTTATAAATTTATACGTGTTATTGGTCGCATGGTATTGGTTGATGCCCTGGTTGTTTATTTCACGCGCAATTGAGCCGAGCGGTCTAATCGTGTTTATTGCTATTGCTATCCACACCCTAGGTGTTGTGACAATGGTGGCAGGAGATGGGCAGCGCCATTGGATTTTAAAATACCGGACAAAACCCGGTCTGATTACAGAAGGTATGTATAGGTATACGCGTAACCCTAATTACCTTGGTGAATTAATGCTTTATGCGGCATATGCGCTATTGGCAAATCATTGGATTGCGTGGGTAATTTACGGGTATATGGCGGTCTATTTTCTTGCTCGAATGAAAGGCAAGGATAATGCTATTTCACGTCATCCTGGCTGGAAAGAGTACAAAGCACAATCTGGGATGTTGATTCCTTGGGCATTACTTAATGGCAGAGCAGTGTTCGATCGCATGAGTAAAAATGATAAAAAGATAGCGGAGTATCAGCATGAAAAATAA
- a CDS encoding ABC-F family ATPase, which translates to MISAANITMQFGAKPLFENISVKFGGGNRYGLIGANGCGKSTFMKILDGSLKPTSGNVSLDPNERIGKLHQDQFAFEQYSVIDTVIMGHTELWEVKQERDRIYSLPEMSEEDGMKVADLETQFMEMDGYSAESRAGEILLGAGIELDLHFGPMSEVAPGWKLRVLLAQALFSDPDVLLLDEPTNNLDINTIRWLEGVLNERKSTMVIISHDRHFLNEVCTHMADIDYGELRVYPGNYDDFMTAATAARERLQSQNAKKSAQIADLQAFVSRFSANASKAKQATSRAKQIDKIQLDEIKASSRQSPYIRFKQDKKLHRQALTLENIGHGFDEVLFKKGNMILDAGTRLAVLGENGAGKTTFLRCLVNELSAKEGVVKWAENATLGYCPQDSSNDFDNDLNLFDWMSQWRKPEHDDQIVRATLGRLLFSSDDFKKRAKVCSGGEKNRLLFGKLMMQDTNVLIMDEPTNHLDMEAIEALNLALEHYEGTLIFASHDREFVSSLATRIVEIKDEQLIDFQGNYDEFLSHQDAQSK; encoded by the coding sequence TTGATTTCCGCCGCAAATATCACCATGCAGTTTGGTGCCAAGCCGCTTTTTGAAAACATCTCCGTTAAATTTGGCGGTGGTAATCGCTATGGCCTGATCGGCGCCAATGGCTGCGGTAAGTCCACCTTTATGAAGATATTGGATGGCAGTCTAAAACCGACGTCCGGTAACGTCTCACTAGACCCGAACGAACGCATAGGCAAGCTGCACCAAGACCAATTTGCTTTTGAGCAATATTCGGTTATTGACACGGTAATCATGGGGCACACCGAGCTATGGGAAGTGAAGCAAGAGCGCGACCGCATTTACTCTCTACCGGAAATGTCTGAAGAAGACGGCATGAAAGTCGCAGACCTTGAAACTCAATTCATGGAAATGGATGGTTACAGTGCTGAAAGTCGTGCCGGCGAAATATTACTAGGCGCAGGCATTGAACTAGACCTTCATTTTGGTCCCATGAGTGAAGTTGCCCCAGGCTGGAAACTACGTGTACTGCTGGCTCAAGCTTTGTTCTCTGATCCGGATGTTCTTCTACTTGACGAGCCAACCAACAACTTGGATATCAATACCATCCGCTGGCTTGAAGGTGTGCTAAATGAGCGTAAAAGCACCATGGTTATCATCTCCCACGATCGCCATTTTTTAAACGAAGTCTGCACCCACATGGCTGACATTGATTACGGTGAGTTGCGTGTCTACCCCGGTAATTACGATGATTTCATGACGGCAGCGACAGCCGCTCGCGAACGCTTACAATCTCAAAATGCCAAAAAATCTGCGCAAATTGCTGATTTGCAGGCCTTTGTTAGCCGCTTCTCTGCCAATGCCTCCAAAGCTAAGCAGGCTACCTCTCGCGCAAAACAAATAGACAAAATCCAACTAGACGAAATTAAAGCCTCTAGTCGCCAATCACCGTATATTCGTTTTAAGCAGGACAAAAAGCTTCACCGCCAAGCGCTGACTCTAGAAAATATTGGCCATGGTTTTGATGAAGTTTTGTTCAAAAAAGGCAATATGATTTTAGACGCCGGTACACGTTTAGCCGTGTTAGGCGAAAATGGCGCGGGGAAAACTACCTTCCTGCGTTGTTTGGTCAATGAATTAAGTGCCAAAGAGGGTGTGGTTAAGTGGGCTGAGAATGCCACGCTTGGATACTGCCCCCAGGACAGTAGCAACGACTTTGACAACGACCTCAACTTGTTCGATTGGATGAGCCAATGGCGCAAACCTGAGCACGACGACCAAATTGTTCGCGCCACCTTGGGGCGCCTTCTTTTTTCTTCCGACGACTTTAAAAAGCGCGCTAAAGTCTGCTCTGGTGGCGAAAAGAACCGCTTACTTTTTGGTAAATTGATGATGCAAGACACCAATGTCTTAATCATGGATGAGCCCACCAACCACTTAGATATGGAAGCCATCGAGGCGCTCAACCTCGCCCTAGAACATTACGAAGGAACGCTTATTTTTGCCAGTCACGACCGCGAATTTGTCTCGTCATTAGCAACGCGGATTGTCGAAATCAAAGATGAGCAACTGATTGACTTCCAAGGTAATTACGATGAGTTTTTGTCGCACCAAGACGCTCAAAGTAAGTAA
- a CDS encoding saccharopine dehydrogenase family protein produces the protein MSDSPRVLIYGASGYTGKLVAECLAQRNMPFYFVGRNKDKLDASLAIVEERLGHKAPATIVQAANTREELLPLFEKVEVVINVAGPFMQLAWPVVETCLETNCHYLDTTGEQDFVIAVRDQYGKAFAEKNLLLSPANSYMWCAGALAAEVALETEGVDSLDLTYQINDALPSQASTKSFLRMVNNPQYLLKNNEMIEWQGDRHFTINVPHMSQPALALPWSGGCEPVWYEHDDRVLNCKVLTAFGDEIIESVVSLIHRFNKESVGMNQAEKEVLTNQFGDEMTPEEPPKDSPDIHRTVITCIGQGRQVTTVFPLSLNAPYTFTGEICTEATERLLNGELKAVGFQSAAGAFGHRELIEKFHQLGYMNNPWQ, from the coding sequence ATGTCAGATTCACCACGCGTATTAATTTACGGCGCCAGCGGCTATACCGGCAAACTAGTAGCAGAATGCCTTGCTCAACGTAATATGCCATTTTATTTCGTTGGCCGAAATAAAGATAAACTAGACGCCTCGCTCGCGATTGTAGAAGAGCGACTAGGACACAAAGCTCCTGCGACCATAGTGCAGGCAGCTAATACTCGCGAAGAACTCCTGCCTTTATTTGAAAAGGTCGAAGTTGTTATCAATGTCGCTGGCCCCTTTATGCAGCTTGCTTGGCCCGTTGTTGAAACCTGTTTGGAAACCAACTGCCACTACCTTGACACCACCGGTGAACAAGATTTTGTTATCGCGGTTCGCGATCAATACGGCAAAGCTTTTGCAGAAAAGAACCTTCTCCTAAGTCCTGCTAATAGTTACATGTGGTGCGCTGGCGCATTAGCCGCTGAGGTTGCACTTGAAACTGAGGGCGTTGACAGCCTAGACCTTACTTATCAGATTAACGATGCACTCCCATCTCAAGCTTCTACCAAATCATTTTTACGCATGGTTAACAATCCACAGTATTTATTAAAAAATAATGAAATGATTGAATGGCAGGGTGATCGGCACTTTACGATTAATGTGCCACACATGTCTCAACCAGCACTTGCCTTACCGTGGAGCGGTGGCTGCGAGCCCGTATGGTACGAGCACGACGATCGCGTATTAAACTGTAAAGTACTCACTGCTTTTGGCGACGAAATTATTGAGAGCGTGGTTTCATTAATACATCGTTTCAATAAAGAATCCGTCGGCATGAACCAAGCTGAAAAGGAAGTATTAACCAATCAATTCGGTGACGAAATGACGCCAGAAGAACCACCAAAAGACAGCCCAGACATACACCGCACCGTAATCACATGCATAGGCCAAGGAAGACAGGTCACTACGGTATTCCCACTTTCGCTTAATGCGCCATATACGTTTACCGGTGAAATATGTACTGAAGCAACTGAACGATTATTAAATGGTGAACTGAAAGCGGTGGGCTTTCAATCAGCAGCGGGGGCATTTGGACATCGTGAACTGATAGAGAAGTTCCATCAGCTCGGATACATGAACAATCCTTGGCAATAA